In one window of Desulfuromonas sp. DNA:
- a CDS encoding ferrous iron transport protein A, with amino-acid sequence MCLSDLRRGQAATVADISDETLRVQLLRFGITAGCRVHCHTKLPLGPVVLRYGGQEIALGREIARQVQVS; translated from the coding sequence ATGTGTCTGAGTGATCTTCGCCGCGGCCAGGCCGCTACCGTCGCCGATATTTCCGATGAAACCCTGCGCGTCCAGCTGCTGCGCTTCGGCATTACCGCCGGATGCCGGGTGCACTGTCACACAAAACTTCCCCTCGGCCCCGTCGTGCTGCGCTACGGCGGTCAGGAGATCGCCCTTGGCCGCGAGATCGCCCGCCAGGTTCAGGTCAGTTGA